One segment of Streptomyces sp. XD-27 DNA contains the following:
- a CDS encoding hydroxymethylglutaryl-CoA lyase, giving the protein MSLPDGLPMAVPVAGLPARVRIHEVGPRDGLQNEKAVVPVEVKAEFIRRLADAGLSTVEATSLVRPEWVPQLADAEQLVPLLKDVPAELPVLVPNQRGLERAMALGVRRIAVFGSATETFARRNLNRSVDESLAMFEPVVARARESAMWVRGYLSMCFGDPWEGPVPVRQVVAVAKRLMDLGCDELSLGDTIGVATPGHVRELLARLGEAGVPADRLAVHFHDTYGQALANTLAALEHGITTVDASAGGLGGCPYAKSATGNLATEDLVWMLDGLGIETGVDLGRLTATSVWMAGHLGRPSPSRTVRALSQKET; this is encoded by the coding sequence ATGTCCCTGCCCGACGGACTGCCCATGGCCGTGCCGGTGGCCGGACTGCCGGCCCGGGTCCGGATCCACGAGGTGGGGCCGCGCGACGGCCTGCAGAACGAGAAGGCGGTCGTCCCCGTCGAGGTGAAGGCCGAGTTCATCCGCAGGCTCGCCGACGCCGGGCTGTCCACCGTCGAAGCGACGAGCCTCGTCCGCCCCGAGTGGGTGCCCCAGCTGGCCGATGCCGAGCAGTTGGTGCCGCTGCTCAAGGACGTGCCCGCCGAGCTGCCGGTCCTGGTGCCCAACCAGCGCGGCCTGGAGCGGGCGATGGCGCTGGGTGTCCGCCGCATCGCCGTGTTCGGCAGTGCGACGGAGACCTTCGCCCGGCGCAACCTCAACCGCTCCGTCGACGAGTCCCTCGCCATGTTCGAGCCGGTCGTGGCCCGCGCCCGCGAGTCGGCGATGTGGGTGCGCGGCTATCTGTCGATGTGCTTCGGCGACCCGTGGGAGGGGCCGGTGCCCGTCCGGCAGGTGGTGGCGGTGGCCAAGCGCCTGATGGACCTCGGCTGCGACGAGTTGAGCCTCGGCGACACCATCGGCGTGGCCACCCCCGGCCATGTGCGGGAGCTGCTCGCCCGGCTGGGCGAGGCGGGCGTGCCCGCCGACCGGCTCGCCGTGCACTTCCACGACACCTACGGCCAGGCTCTCGCCAACACCCTCGCGGCGCTGGAGCACGGCATCACCACCGTCGACGCCTCCGCGGGCGGCCTCGGCGGCTGCCCGTACGCGAAGAGCGCCACCGGGAACCTCGCGACCGAGGACCTGGTGTGGATGCTCGACGGCCTCGGCATCGAGACCGGGGTCGATCTCGGCCGTCTCACCGCCACCAGCGTGTGGATGGCCGGACATCTGGGCCGACCCAGCCCATCCCGCACCGTCCGTGCACTCTCCCAGAAGGAGACCTGA